A part of Pseudoliparis swirei isolate HS2019 ecotype Mariana Trench chromosome 8, NWPU_hadal_v1, whole genome shotgun sequence genomic DNA contains:
- the epb41l3b gene encoding band 4.1-like protein 3b isoform X3, whose amino-acid sequence MTTESGADSEAKQPQENKETEKGKAKAAAAAEPTSPQNQPEQLPAAAGHSTPARKEEQEHQEGDQVSHRSSTSRLSRSPLKGVKKTKIMECKVAMLDGSDFTINVEKRAKGQVLFDKICDHLNLLERDYFGITCRDVENQKNWLDPSKELKKQIRTGPWTFGFNVKFYPPDPSQLTEDITRYYLCLQLRDDVVSGRLPCSFATHTVLGSYTVQSELGDYDPEELGSDYISELRFAPNQTKELEEKVMELHKTYKGMTPAEAEIHFLENAKKLSMYGVDLHHAKDSEGVEIMLGVCSSGLLIYRDRLRINRFAWPKILKISYKRNNFYIKIRPGEFEQFESTIGFKLPNHRAAKRLWKVCVEHHTFFRLISPESQPKKFLSLGSKFRYSGRTQAQTRRASSMIIRPAPLFERSTSKRYNMSVSLDGAPIMENHETLMKDSAADGATKISTTGDIITMVTTEKKAEEEKAEQEDARMDETQEPTGTTPLGRDTKCSSHVYTTDPLRSELSLPSSPVSSPKVRRRRRENMRKRASSVSPAKSAAGCRRRQAHADRKAALLDEQVLLLSARKQRLEQGKSRGGTLFSFSLHLPDMSALLDEDGYISFPDMSEMHFLPMFAQNFLPIKSPSLIPCFLFIFFFLLSTCFSVPYALTLSFPLALCLCFLEPKATSLTASIAQGYHDHDSSEEEETDSEQTDFAFDGEMTATESDADDDSEMRTQDISPPEDMVKHQTNISELKRSFLETGENAPGLTEWEKRLSSSPVRSPREEAPMIEPLELQDTKDEQPAGEDPLEEVEPKATEAAGYLVKYVVDSIATDLATSSGPHGISLSTTMDDDVFMDGTRREVDEVLERSEMKVSPGAVRQEVSQAISDKKGTLIILKEADDKVDAEGKETRAAGDEEEPVVPEEAKAEESEMLSASKEKESISEDASVVVEAKTKMQSPKTEIKTDDMTQIKGTDSPKKAMASWLSEVVKSEVISESTKEVKQTKASDALQQEEEEIFTFEEVQTEQSKSSLSPITVSESSTTSLAVSTLGCVSSSEKGSAEPEGKMGVAMETKAAPAESTGPTGLDVVAVGTKEVPVVHTETKTITYESAEVDTNGDVDHGVLLSAQTITSETTSTTTTTHITKTVKGGISETRIEKRIVITGDTDIDHDQALAQAIKEAKEQHPDMSVTKVVVHKETEITPEEGED is encoded by the exons ATGACAACTGAATCAGGCGCAGATTCGGAGGCCAAGCAGCCGCAGGAGAACAAGGAGACGGAGAAGGGTAAAGCTAaagcagccgccgccgccgaaccCACCTCGCCTCAGAACCAGCCGGAGCAGctgcccgccgccgccggacACAGCACCCCGGCCAGGAAAGAAGAACAG GAGCACCAGGAGGGGGACCAGGTATCCCACAGATCGTCCACCAGTCGTCTCTCCAGGTCTCCTTTGAAAGGAGTGAAGAAGACGAAGATCATGGAGTGTAAAGTCGCCATGCTGGACGGCTCCGACTTCACAATCAATGTGGAG AAACGAGCAAAGGGCCAAGTGCTCTTTGATAAAATATGTGACCACCTCAATCTCCTGGAGAGGGACTACTTTGGCATCACATGCAGAGATGTAGAGAATCAGAAG AATTGGCTCGACCCTTCCAAGGAGCTAAAGAAGCAGATCAGGA CCGGTCCCTGGACCTTTGGCTTCAATGTTAAGTTTTACCCTCCAGACCCCTCCCAGCTGACTGAGGATATCACAAG gTACTACCTGTGTCTGCAGCTGAGGGACGACGTGGTTTCCGGCCGGCTGCCCTGCTCCTTTGCCACCCACACAGTGCTGGGCTCCTACACAGTGCAGTCTGAACTGGGAGACTACGACCCCGAGGAATTGGGCAGCGACTACATCAGCGAGCTGCGCTTCGCACCCAACCAAACCAAAGAGCTCGAGGAGAAAGTCATGGAACTCCACAAGACCTACAA GGGGATGACACCAGCCGAAGCAGAGATACACTTCCTGGAAAATGCCAAGAAGCTGTCCATGTACGGCGTGGACCTCCACCACGCTAAG GACTCTGAGGGAGTGGAGATCATGTTGGGAGTTTGTTCAAGTGGCCTGCTCATCTACAGAGACAGGTTGCGAATTAACCGGTTCGCTTGGCCCAAAATCCTAAAGATCTCCTACAAGAGGAACAACTTTTACATCAAAATCCGGCCCGGTGAG TTTGAGCAGTTTGAAAGCACGATTGGTTTCAAGCTTCCAAATCATCGCGCTGCCAAAAGGCTGTGGAAGGTCTGTGTGGAGCACCACACCTTCTTCAG GCTCATATCCCCCGAGTCTCAGCCGAAGAAGTTCCTGAGCCTCGGCTCCAAGTTTCGCTACAGCGGCAGAACGCAGGCTCAGACCCGCAGGGCCAGCTCCATGATCATCAGACCTGCGCCGCTCTTCGAGCGCTCCACCAGCAAACGCTACAACATGTCCGTCAGCTTAGATGGAG CACCCATTATGGAGAACCATGAGACTCTCATGAAGGACAGTGCCGCTGATGGGGCAACCAAAATCAGCACCACGGGTGACATCATCACCATGGTAACGACGGAGAAGAaggcagaggaagagaaggcgGAGCAGGAGGACGCTCGGATGGATGAGACGCAGGAACCGACTGGCACCACACCGCTCGGGCGCGACACCAAG TGCTCTTCCCATGTGTACACAACCGACCCCCTCCGCTCTGAGCTCTCACTCCCCTCATCTCCTGTTTCATCACCTAAAGTACGGCGGAGGCGCAGGGAGAATATGCGTAAACGGGCCTCGTCCGTCAGTCCAGCCAAGAGCGCCGCTGGGTGCCGCCGCCGGCAAGCCCACGCCGACCGCAAGGCCGCCCTGCTGGACGAGCAGGTGCTGCTGCTCTCGGCCCGCAAGCAGAGGCTGGAGCAGGGCAAGAGCCGCGGCGGCACGCTCTTCTCCTTCTCACTGCACCTGCCCGATATGTCCGCCTTGCTGGATGAGGACGGCTACATCTCCTTTCCCGATATGTCAGAGATGCACTTCCTCCCTATGTTCGCGCAGAACTTCCTGCCTATTAAGTCACCGTCGCTCATCCCCTGCTTcctcttcattttcttcttcctgctaTCCACCTGCTTTTCCGTCCCTTACGCCCTcaccctctctttccccctggCGCTGTGCCTCTGCTTCCTGGAGCCCAAGGCAACCTCCCTGACCGCTTCCATAGCCCAGGGCTACCATGACCATGACAgttcagaggaagaggag ACCGACAGCGAACAAACCGACTTTGCCTTTGATGGAGAGATGACCGCCACAGAG TCGGACGCGGATGACGACTCTGAGATGCGGACTCAG GACATCTCGCCTCCGGAAGACATGGTCAAACACCAGACCAACATCAGCGAACTGAAGCGCTCCTTCCTGGAGACGGGCGAGAACGCGCCCGGCCTGACGGAATGGGAGAAGAGACTCTCCTCGTCCCCCGTGCGCTCGCCCCGAGAAGAAGCCCCAATGATAGAGCCGCTGGAGCTGCAGGAC ACTAAAGATGAGCAGCCTGCAGGAGAAGATCCACTCGAGGAGGTAGAACCTAAAGCCACTGAG GCGGCAGGATATCTGGTGAAATATGTGGTCGATAGTATCGCAACAGATTTGGCCACCTCCTCTGGGCCTCACGGGATTAGCCTGTCAACTACTATGGACGATGATGTCTTCATGGACGGGACCCGAAGGGAGGTGGACGAAGTGTTGGAGAGGTCCGAGATGAAGGTCAGCCCCGGGGCTGTCAGACAGGAGGTGTCCCAGGCTATCAGTGACAAGAAAGGGACGCTCATTATCTTGAAGGAGGCTGATGATAAAGTGGACGCAGAGGGCAAAGAGACGAGAGCTGCAGGTGATGAAGAAGAGCCTGTTGTCCCTGAAGAGGCCAAAGCTGAGGAGAGCGAAATGCTGTCTGCCTCTAAAGAGAAGGAATCCATCAGTGAAGACGCTTCTGTTGTTGTAGAAGCCAAAACCAAGATGCAGAGTCCGAAGACGGAGATAAAAACTGATGACATGACTCAGATTAAAGGTACTGACTCACCTAAAAAGGCCATGGCATCCTGGTTATCTGAAGTGGTGAAGTCCGAGGTCATCAGTGAGTCAACAAAGGAAGTAAAACAGACAAAAGCTTCTGATGCCctgcagcaggaagaagaagaaatcttcACCTTCGAAGAGGTCCAGACCGAGCAGTCAAAGTCCAGCCTGTCTCCGATTACAGTTTCTGAATCCTCAACTACATCCTTAGCAGTG TCTACGCTGGGATGTGTTTCCTCCTCTGAAAAG GGATCCGCTGAACCAGAGGGGAAGATGGGGGTTGCCATGGAAACGAAGGCGGCACCGGCCGAGTCGACGGGGCCAACG GGTCTTGACGTCGTCGCGGTGGGAACCAAAGAGGTGCCTGTAGTCCACACGGAGACAAAGACTATCACCTATGAGTCTGCAGAG GTGGACACTAATGGTGACGTGGACCATGGGGTGTTGCTGAGTGCTCAGACAATCACCTCGGAAACCACCAGCACCACGACAACCACACACATCACAAAG ACGGTTAAAGGAGGAATATCAGAGACAAGAATTGAGAAACGGATTGTcatcacaggagacacagacatCGACCACGATCAG GCTCTGGCTCAGGCCATAAAGGAGGCTAAAGAACAGCATCCTGACATGTCAGTGACCAAAGTAGTGGTACATAAAGAGACAGAGATCACgccagaggagggggaggactgA
- the epb41l3b gene encoding band 4.1-like protein 3b isoform X6 — protein MTTESGADSEAKQPQENKETEKGKAKAAAAAEPTSPQNQPEQLPAAAGHSTPARKEEQEHQEGDQVSHRSSTSRLSRSPLKGVKKTKIMECKVAMLDGSDFTINVEKRAKGQVLFDKICDHLNLLERDYFGITCRDVENQKNWLDPSKELKKQIRTGPWTFGFNVKFYPPDPSQLTEDITRYYLCLQLRDDVVSGRLPCSFATHTVLGSYTVQSELGDYDPEELGSDYISELRFAPNQTKELEEKVMELHKTYKGMTPAEAEIHFLENAKKLSMYGVDLHHAKDSEGVEIMLGVCSSGLLIYRDRLRINRFAWPKILKISYKRNNFYIKIRPGEFEQFESTIGFKLPNHRAAKRLWKVCVEHHTFFRLISPESQPKKFLSLGSKFRYSGRTQAQTRRASSMIIRPAPLFERSTSKRYNMSVSLDGAPIMENHETLMKDSAADGATKISTTGDIITMVTTEKKAEEEKAEQEDARMDETQEPTGTTPLGRDTKCSSHVYTTDPLRSELSLPSSPVSSPKVRRRRRENMRKRASSVSPAKSAAGCRRRQAHADRKAALLDEQTDSEQTDFAFDGEMTATESDADDDSEMRTQYSFIRRVKGENVFIKHSNLMLEDISPPEDMVKHQTNISELKRSFLETGENAPGLTEWEKRLSSSPVRSPREEAPMIEPLELQDTKDEQPAGEDPLEEVEPKATEAAGYLVKYVVDSIATDLATSSGPHGISLSTTMDDDVFMDGTRREVDEVLERSEMKVSPGAVRQEVSQAISDKKGTLIILKEADDKVDAEGKETRAAGDEEEPVVPEEAKAEESEMLSASKEKESISEDASVVVEAKTKMQSPKTEIKTDDMTQIKGTDSPKKAMASWLSEVVKSEVISESTKEVKQTKASDALQQEEEEIFTFEEVQTEQSKSSLSPITVSESSTTSLAVSTLGCVSSSEKGSAEPEGKMGVAMETKAAPAESTGPTGLDVVAVGTKEVPVVHTETKTITYESAEVDTNGDVDHGVLLSAQTITSETTSTTTTTHITKTVKGGISETRIEKRIVITGDTDIDHDQALAQAIKEAKEQHPDMSVTKVVVHKETEITPEEGED, from the exons ATGACAACTGAATCAGGCGCAGATTCGGAGGCCAAGCAGCCGCAGGAGAACAAGGAGACGGAGAAGGGTAAAGCTAaagcagccgccgccgccgaaccCACCTCGCCTCAGAACCAGCCGGAGCAGctgcccgccgccgccggacACAGCACCCCGGCCAGGAAAGAAGAACAG GAGCACCAGGAGGGGGACCAGGTATCCCACAGATCGTCCACCAGTCGTCTCTCCAGGTCTCCTTTGAAAGGAGTGAAGAAGACGAAGATCATGGAGTGTAAAGTCGCCATGCTGGACGGCTCCGACTTCACAATCAATGTGGAG AAACGAGCAAAGGGCCAAGTGCTCTTTGATAAAATATGTGACCACCTCAATCTCCTGGAGAGGGACTACTTTGGCATCACATGCAGAGATGTAGAGAATCAGAAG AATTGGCTCGACCCTTCCAAGGAGCTAAAGAAGCAGATCAGGA CCGGTCCCTGGACCTTTGGCTTCAATGTTAAGTTTTACCCTCCAGACCCCTCCCAGCTGACTGAGGATATCACAAG gTACTACCTGTGTCTGCAGCTGAGGGACGACGTGGTTTCCGGCCGGCTGCCCTGCTCCTTTGCCACCCACACAGTGCTGGGCTCCTACACAGTGCAGTCTGAACTGGGAGACTACGACCCCGAGGAATTGGGCAGCGACTACATCAGCGAGCTGCGCTTCGCACCCAACCAAACCAAAGAGCTCGAGGAGAAAGTCATGGAACTCCACAAGACCTACAA GGGGATGACACCAGCCGAAGCAGAGATACACTTCCTGGAAAATGCCAAGAAGCTGTCCATGTACGGCGTGGACCTCCACCACGCTAAG GACTCTGAGGGAGTGGAGATCATGTTGGGAGTTTGTTCAAGTGGCCTGCTCATCTACAGAGACAGGTTGCGAATTAACCGGTTCGCTTGGCCCAAAATCCTAAAGATCTCCTACAAGAGGAACAACTTTTACATCAAAATCCGGCCCGGTGAG TTTGAGCAGTTTGAAAGCACGATTGGTTTCAAGCTTCCAAATCATCGCGCTGCCAAAAGGCTGTGGAAGGTCTGTGTGGAGCACCACACCTTCTTCAG GCTCATATCCCCCGAGTCTCAGCCGAAGAAGTTCCTGAGCCTCGGCTCCAAGTTTCGCTACAGCGGCAGAACGCAGGCTCAGACCCGCAGGGCCAGCTCCATGATCATCAGACCTGCGCCGCTCTTCGAGCGCTCCACCAGCAAACGCTACAACATGTCCGTCAGCTTAGATGGAG CACCCATTATGGAGAACCATGAGACTCTCATGAAGGACAGTGCCGCTGATGGGGCAACCAAAATCAGCACCACGGGTGACATCATCACCATGGTAACGACGGAGAAGAaggcagaggaagagaaggcgGAGCAGGAGGACGCTCGGATGGATGAGACGCAGGAACCGACTGGCACCACACCGCTCGGGCGCGACACCAAG TGCTCTTCCCATGTGTACACAACCGACCCCCTCCGCTCTGAGCTCTCACTCCCCTCATCTCCTGTTTCATCACCTAAAGTACGGCGGAGGCGCAGGGAGAATATGCGTAAACGGGCCTCGTCCGTCAGTCCAGCCAAGAGCGCCGCTGGGTGCCGCCGCCGGCAAGCCCACGCCGACCGCAAGGCCGCCCTGCTGGACGAGCAG ACCGACAGCGAACAAACCGACTTTGCCTTTGATGGAGAGATGACCGCCACAGAG TCGGACGCGGATGACGACTCTGAGATGCGGACTCAG TATAGTTTCATAAGGCGAGTAAAAGGAGAAAACGTGTTTATCAAGCATAGTAATCTGATGCTAGAG GACATCTCGCCTCCGGAAGACATGGTCAAACACCAGACCAACATCAGCGAACTGAAGCGCTCCTTCCTGGAGACGGGCGAGAACGCGCCCGGCCTGACGGAATGGGAGAAGAGACTCTCCTCGTCCCCCGTGCGCTCGCCCCGAGAAGAAGCCCCAATGATAGAGCCGCTGGAGCTGCAGGAC ACTAAAGATGAGCAGCCTGCAGGAGAAGATCCACTCGAGGAGGTAGAACCTAAAGCCACTGAG GCGGCAGGATATCTGGTGAAATATGTGGTCGATAGTATCGCAACAGATTTGGCCACCTCCTCTGGGCCTCACGGGATTAGCCTGTCAACTACTATGGACGATGATGTCTTCATGGACGGGACCCGAAGGGAGGTGGACGAAGTGTTGGAGAGGTCCGAGATGAAGGTCAGCCCCGGGGCTGTCAGACAGGAGGTGTCCCAGGCTATCAGTGACAAGAAAGGGACGCTCATTATCTTGAAGGAGGCTGATGATAAAGTGGACGCAGAGGGCAAAGAGACGAGAGCTGCAGGTGATGAAGAAGAGCCTGTTGTCCCTGAAGAGGCCAAAGCTGAGGAGAGCGAAATGCTGTCTGCCTCTAAAGAGAAGGAATCCATCAGTGAAGACGCTTCTGTTGTTGTAGAAGCCAAAACCAAGATGCAGAGTCCGAAGACGGAGATAAAAACTGATGACATGACTCAGATTAAAGGTACTGACTCACCTAAAAAGGCCATGGCATCCTGGTTATCTGAAGTGGTGAAGTCCGAGGTCATCAGTGAGTCAACAAAGGAAGTAAAACAGACAAAAGCTTCTGATGCCctgcagcaggaagaagaagaaatcttcACCTTCGAAGAGGTCCAGACCGAGCAGTCAAAGTCCAGCCTGTCTCCGATTACAGTTTCTGAATCCTCAACTACATCCTTAGCAGTG TCTACGCTGGGATGTGTTTCCTCCTCTGAAAAG GGATCCGCTGAACCAGAGGGGAAGATGGGGGTTGCCATGGAAACGAAGGCGGCACCGGCCGAGTCGACGGGGCCAACG GGTCTTGACGTCGTCGCGGTGGGAACCAAAGAGGTGCCTGTAGTCCACACGGAGACAAAGACTATCACCTATGAGTCTGCAGAG GTGGACACTAATGGTGACGTGGACCATGGGGTGTTGCTGAGTGCTCAGACAATCACCTCGGAAACCACCAGCACCACGACAACCACACACATCACAAAG ACGGTTAAAGGAGGAATATCAGAGACAAGAATTGAGAAACGGATTGTcatcacaggagacacagacatCGACCACGATCAG GCTCTGGCTCAGGCCATAAAGGAGGCTAAAGAACAGCATCCTGACATGTCAGTGACCAAAGTAGTGGTACATAAAGAGACAGAGATCACgccagaggagggggaggactgA
- the epb41l3b gene encoding band 4.1-like protein 3b isoform X13 — protein MTTESGADSEAKQPQENKETEKGKAKAAAAAEPTSPQNQPEQLPAAAGHSTPARKEEQEHQEGDQVSHRSSTSRLSRSPLKGVKKTKIMECKVAMLDGSDFTINVEKRAKGQVLFDKICDHLNLLERDYFGITCRDVENQKNWLDPSKELKKQIRTGPWTFGFNVKFYPPDPSQLTEDITRYYLCLQLRDDVVSGRLPCSFATHTVLGSYTVQSELGDYDPEELGSDYISELRFAPNQTKELEEKVMELHKTYKGMTPAEAEIHFLENAKKLSMYGVDLHHAKDSEGVEIMLGVCSSGLLIYRDRLRINRFAWPKILKISYKRNNFYIKIRPGEFEQFESTIGFKLPNHRAAKRLWKVCVEHHTFFRLISPESQPKKFLSLGSKFRYSGRTQAQTRRASSMIIRPAPLFERSTSKRYNMSVSLDGAPIMENHETLMKDSAADGATKISTTGDIITMVTTEKKAEEEKAEQEDARMDETQEPTGTTPLGRDTKCSSHVYTTDPLRSELSLPSSPVSSPKVRRRRRENMRKRASSVSPAKSAAGCRRRQAHADRKAALLDEQVLLLSARKQRLEQGKSRGGTLFSFSLHLPDMSALLDEDGYISFPDMSEMHFLPMFAQNFLPIKSPSLIPCFLFIFFFLLSTCFSVPYALTLSFPLALCLCFLEPKATSLTASIAQGYHDHDSSEEEETDSEQTDFAFDGEMTATESDADDDSEMRTQTKDEQPAGEDPLEEVEPKATEGSAEPEGKMGVAMETKAAPAESTGPTGLDVVAVGTKEVPVVHTETKTITYESAEVDTNGDVDHGVLLSAQTITSETTSTTTTTHITKTVKGGISETRIEKRIVITGDTDIDHDQALAQAIKEAKEQHPDMSVTKVVVHKETEITPEEGED, from the exons ATGACAACTGAATCAGGCGCAGATTCGGAGGCCAAGCAGCCGCAGGAGAACAAGGAGACGGAGAAGGGTAAAGCTAaagcagccgccgccgccgaaccCACCTCGCCTCAGAACCAGCCGGAGCAGctgcccgccgccgccggacACAGCACCCCGGCCAGGAAAGAAGAACAG GAGCACCAGGAGGGGGACCAGGTATCCCACAGATCGTCCACCAGTCGTCTCTCCAGGTCTCCTTTGAAAGGAGTGAAGAAGACGAAGATCATGGAGTGTAAAGTCGCCATGCTGGACGGCTCCGACTTCACAATCAATGTGGAG AAACGAGCAAAGGGCCAAGTGCTCTTTGATAAAATATGTGACCACCTCAATCTCCTGGAGAGGGACTACTTTGGCATCACATGCAGAGATGTAGAGAATCAGAAG AATTGGCTCGACCCTTCCAAGGAGCTAAAGAAGCAGATCAGGA CCGGTCCCTGGACCTTTGGCTTCAATGTTAAGTTTTACCCTCCAGACCCCTCCCAGCTGACTGAGGATATCACAAG gTACTACCTGTGTCTGCAGCTGAGGGACGACGTGGTTTCCGGCCGGCTGCCCTGCTCCTTTGCCACCCACACAGTGCTGGGCTCCTACACAGTGCAGTCTGAACTGGGAGACTACGACCCCGAGGAATTGGGCAGCGACTACATCAGCGAGCTGCGCTTCGCACCCAACCAAACCAAAGAGCTCGAGGAGAAAGTCATGGAACTCCACAAGACCTACAA GGGGATGACACCAGCCGAAGCAGAGATACACTTCCTGGAAAATGCCAAGAAGCTGTCCATGTACGGCGTGGACCTCCACCACGCTAAG GACTCTGAGGGAGTGGAGATCATGTTGGGAGTTTGTTCAAGTGGCCTGCTCATCTACAGAGACAGGTTGCGAATTAACCGGTTCGCTTGGCCCAAAATCCTAAAGATCTCCTACAAGAGGAACAACTTTTACATCAAAATCCGGCCCGGTGAG TTTGAGCAGTTTGAAAGCACGATTGGTTTCAAGCTTCCAAATCATCGCGCTGCCAAAAGGCTGTGGAAGGTCTGTGTGGAGCACCACACCTTCTTCAG GCTCATATCCCCCGAGTCTCAGCCGAAGAAGTTCCTGAGCCTCGGCTCCAAGTTTCGCTACAGCGGCAGAACGCAGGCTCAGACCCGCAGGGCCAGCTCCATGATCATCAGACCTGCGCCGCTCTTCGAGCGCTCCACCAGCAAACGCTACAACATGTCCGTCAGCTTAGATGGAG CACCCATTATGGAGAACCATGAGACTCTCATGAAGGACAGTGCCGCTGATGGGGCAACCAAAATCAGCACCACGGGTGACATCATCACCATGGTAACGACGGAGAAGAaggcagaggaagagaaggcgGAGCAGGAGGACGCTCGGATGGATGAGACGCAGGAACCGACTGGCACCACACCGCTCGGGCGCGACACCAAG TGCTCTTCCCATGTGTACACAACCGACCCCCTCCGCTCTGAGCTCTCACTCCCCTCATCTCCTGTTTCATCACCTAAAGTACGGCGGAGGCGCAGGGAGAATATGCGTAAACGGGCCTCGTCCGTCAGTCCAGCCAAGAGCGCCGCTGGGTGCCGCCGCCGGCAAGCCCACGCCGACCGCAAGGCCGCCCTGCTGGACGAGCAGGTGCTGCTGCTCTCGGCCCGCAAGCAGAGGCTGGAGCAGGGCAAGAGCCGCGGCGGCACGCTCTTCTCCTTCTCACTGCACCTGCCCGATATGTCCGCCTTGCTGGATGAGGACGGCTACATCTCCTTTCCCGATATGTCAGAGATGCACTTCCTCCCTATGTTCGCGCAGAACTTCCTGCCTATTAAGTCACCGTCGCTCATCCCCTGCTTcctcttcattttcttcttcctgctaTCCACCTGCTTTTCCGTCCCTTACGCCCTcaccctctctttccccctggCGCTGTGCCTCTGCTTCCTGGAGCCCAAGGCAACCTCCCTGACCGCTTCCATAGCCCAGGGCTACCATGACCATGACAgttcagaggaagaggag ACCGACAGCGAACAAACCGACTTTGCCTTTGATGGAGAGATGACCGCCACAGAG TCGGACGCGGATGACGACTCTGAGATGCGGACTCAG ACTAAAGATGAGCAGCCTGCAGGAGAAGATCCACTCGAGGAGGTAGAACCTAAAGCCACTGAG GGATCCGCTGAACCAGAGGGGAAGATGGGGGTTGCCATGGAAACGAAGGCGGCACCGGCCGAGTCGACGGGGCCAACG GGTCTTGACGTCGTCGCGGTGGGAACCAAAGAGGTGCCTGTAGTCCACACGGAGACAAAGACTATCACCTATGAGTCTGCAGAG GTGGACACTAATGGTGACGTGGACCATGGGGTGTTGCTGAGTGCTCAGACAATCACCTCGGAAACCACCAGCACCACGACAACCACACACATCACAAAG ACGGTTAAAGGAGGAATATCAGAGACAAGAATTGAGAAACGGATTGTcatcacaggagacacagacatCGACCACGATCAG GCTCTGGCTCAGGCCATAAAGGAGGCTAAAGAACAGCATCCTGACATGTCAGTGACCAAAGTAGTGGTACATAAAGAGACAGAGATCACgccagaggagggggaggactgA